The following coding sequences are from one Parafrankia irregularis window:
- a CDS encoding hydroxymethylglutaryl-CoA lyase, whose product DGVEVLHGVDLPTGVERMVLVPNSRGLDNALRHRGLFEAVGLFVSASQTHNQRNINRTVEQTMADTTVMAKRILAEGLRLSAVIATSFGCPYEGPVPMERVLGLAEQFAEAGAVEVGFGDTTGMANPAYAGRFFASALDRLPGVEVTAHFHNTRGQGLANAYAALEAGCTSFESSFGELGGCPVPAGSTGNIATEDLVSMFHEMGVETGVDLPALIQTARDAQTTLGRRLTSHSIVAGPVVWAGG is encoded by the coding sequence CGACGGGGTCGAGGTGCTGCACGGGGTCGACCTGCCCACGGGCGTCGAGCGGATGGTCCTCGTCCCCAACAGCAGGGGCCTGGACAACGCTCTGCGCCACCGCGGGCTGTTCGAGGCCGTCGGGCTGTTCGTCAGCGCCTCCCAGACGCACAACCAGCGCAACATCAACCGCACGGTCGAGCAGACGATGGCGGACACCACCGTGATGGCCAAGCGCATCCTCGCCGAAGGCCTGCGACTGAGCGCCGTCATCGCCACCTCCTTCGGCTGCCCCTACGAGGGGCCGGTGCCGATGGAGCGGGTGCTCGGCCTCGCCGAGCAGTTCGCCGAGGCCGGCGCGGTCGAGGTGGGCTTCGGTGACACGACCGGCATGGCCAACCCGGCCTACGCCGGGCGGTTCTTCGCCTCGGCCCTCGACCGGCTGCCCGGCGTCGAGGTCACCGCGCACTTCCACAACACCCGGGGCCAGGGCCTGGCCAATGCCTACGCCGCCCTGGAGGCTGGCTGCACCAGCTTCGAGTCCAGCTTCGGCGAGCTCGGCGGCTGCCCGGTCCCGGCCGGTTCCACCGGCAACATCGCCACCGAGGACCTGGTCAGCATGTTCCACGAGATGGGCGTGGAGACCGGCGTCGACCTGCCCGCGCTCATCCAGACCGCACGGGACGCACAAACCACCCTGGGCCGCCGACTCACCAGCCACTCCATCGTCGCCGGCCCGGTGGTGTGGGCCGGCGGATGA
- a CDS encoding acetyl-CoA C-acetyltransferase — protein MTIEAFIYDAVRTPRGRGKPTGALHAVKPVSLVVGLIDEIRRRNPNLAVDRLSDIVLGVVSPLGDQGADIARTAGLLAGLPDTVGGVQLNRFCGSGLEAVNIAAQKVRSGWDDLVLAGGVESMSRVPMGSDGGALMSDPATSYRVMSVPQGVSADLIATLEGFTREEVDGYAVQSQRRAADAWWNGRFAKSVVPVRDHGILVLERDEHLRVGSTLESLATLPPSFAAVGEEGGFDAVAIQKFHHLEKIDHVHTAANSSGIVDGAALVLVGSERVGVELGLVPRARVVATATSGADPTIMLTGPTPATRRLLDRTGLGVDDIDLFEINEAFAAVVLKYQRDLNLPDEKVNVNGGAIAMGHPLGATGAMLVGTVIDELERRDCRRAVVTLCVAGGMGVATLIERV, from the coding sequence GTGACCATCGAGGCCTTCATCTACGACGCGGTCCGCACACCCCGTGGCCGCGGGAAGCCGACCGGCGCGCTCCACGCGGTGAAGCCCGTCTCCCTGGTCGTCGGGCTGATCGACGAGATCCGCCGACGCAACCCGAACCTCGCCGTCGACCGGCTCTCGGACATCGTGCTCGGAGTCGTCAGCCCGCTCGGCGACCAGGGAGCGGACATCGCGCGCACCGCCGGGCTGCTCGCGGGCCTGCCCGACACGGTCGGCGGGGTGCAGCTGAACCGGTTCTGCGGCTCCGGCCTGGAAGCGGTCAACATCGCGGCGCAGAAGGTGCGGTCCGGCTGGGACGACCTGGTGCTCGCCGGTGGCGTCGAGTCGATGTCGCGGGTACCGATGGGATCCGATGGCGGCGCTTTGATGAGTGATCCGGCGACGAGCTACCGTGTGATGTCCGTGCCGCAGGGCGTCAGCGCCGACCTGATCGCCACCCTGGAGGGGTTCACCCGGGAAGAGGTGGACGGCTACGCCGTCCAGTCGCAGCGCCGCGCGGCCGACGCGTGGTGGAACGGCCGCTTCGCGAAGTCGGTCGTGCCCGTCCGTGACCACGGAATCCTGGTCCTGGAACGCGACGAACACCTGCGCGTCGGGTCCACCCTGGAGAGCCTGGCCACGCTTCCGCCCTCCTTCGCGGCGGTGGGGGAAGAAGGCGGCTTCGACGCGGTTGCGATCCAGAAGTTCCACCACCTCGAGAAGATCGACCATGTGCATACAGCGGCGAACTCATCCGGCATTGTGGACGGCGCCGCGCTGGTACTCGTGGGCAGCGAGCGCGTCGGCGTCGAGTTGGGCCTCGTCCCGCGTGCCCGAGTGGTCGCCACGGCCACCTCGGGCGCCGACCCCACCATCATGCTCACCGGGCCGACGCCGGCCACCCGCCGACTGCTCGACCGCACCGGGCTCGGCGTCGACGACATCGACCTCTTTGAGATCAACGAGGCGTTCGCGGCAGTCGTCCTGAAATACCAGCGGGATCTGAACCTTCCTGACGAGAAGGTGAACGTCAACGGTGGCGCGATCGCGATGGGCCACCCGCTCGGTGCCACCGGCGCGATGCTGGTCGGCACGGTGATCGACGAGCTGGAACGGCGTGACTGCCGGCGGGCAGTGGTGACGCTGTGCGTCGCCGGCGGCATGGGCGTCGCCACGCTGATCGAGCGGGTCTGA